The region AGCCACCTGCAACTTTGTCCAAATATCGTTCTCCCAAAAGTTCATCAGAGAATGGGTGCGAGCCTGGTAATTGTAAAGTCCGGCTGGCAGGATGGGAGTACCGCGTGAAATCAGGTAAACTTCTGCCGGATACAATCCCCCAGCTGATGGGGCTGCTCGCAGATAATGAGGTTCCCCGATAGTCTGAATCATGCCAGTTAACCCATAGCTGCAAAACAGCAACTGGGAAAGCCGCTGCCACCAGGTTCCAGTGGGGTCGTCAGCAAACTTGTTAGGAGCGTTTGTTAAAAAAGGTTTGAGGTCGAAAGAGGTCCCAATTTTATACTCTTTGAAGGAAATAGGCTGTTGGCTCAAATCCAGCGGTTTTCCCTTCGCATGAATCGTTTTGGGATCGTACTTGGTGCGTTGATGGTAGTAATGGGCGATTGAGTCAGGCAATTCCGGCATAGGGTTTCGGAAACTCTGTTCTCCTGCTTCATCTTGACACTCCCAACCCGAAAAGTGTTACCCCCTAATGAGAGACAATTGCCTGGGAAGGTTGGGGCAGAAAGCGTTCGAGTTGCGATCGCCAAAGTGCGTATCCTGCGTAACTCAGGTGTAGCCCATCGGTGGTGAACTTGTCATGCAGATAGCCCTGCTCATCCGTGAATAAATCATGCAAATCCAGAAATTGTACCTTCTCTTCTTTAGCAATCAGGGATAAGCGTTGATTTAACCGGCGAATGCGCTGATTGGAAATCAGTGGTAAGCGTTTTACCCAGAGTGGATGGGGATTTTGTCCAGTGGCGGGATCACCTTTCACAGATGCCAGATAACGACGACTGGCGCGATCGCCCCCGTGCGGCAATATTGACTGCATAACGATCATGGCACTGGGATGATTAGTTTTTAGATGGCGAATAATTTCTCGTTGATTCGCAAGTAAGGTCTCTTCCCGTACACCCCGAATCAGATCGTTAATTCCAATCATGACAAAAATCGTTTGAGGTCGATTGTTATCAAGTAGCTTGACGCGACGGAGTAACCCATAAGACGTTTCTCCAGAAATTCCCTGATTCAGCCAGGTGCCACCATTGGGCAGCAATTCAGTCGGGAACCATAAACTAAGTGAGTCTCCTGCCAGAATGTGAAGTTGAGGTGGATGCTTTTGAGCGATCGCAGCCGCTTCACGCCTCAACAACATGACCCACTGTTCATACGTTAGCTTATGGTGTGCTCCCCACTCAGCCTGCACATCCGTTGGTAATTGAGATAACCCATCCTGTAATTTCCGAACTTGAGCCAAATCAGCGGATTGAGATGATTCAACTGTGGATTGAGATGATTCAACTGTGGAAGCGTTCACTTCAGACGAAACTGTCAAATTCTCCCGCTGGCTGAAGAGTAAAGTTCCCAGCATCAAAGCTCCACACACAACCCCTGGCAAAACGGCCCCTCTTACAAGGCTACTAGAAGGAAATAAAAAGAAACGCTTAGTCACTTATTCTGATTCAAACCGTTGAATCAGATTCTAATGGCTATCTTGTAAATCGCAAATCAAAATTATCGTAATGGTCAGTCAGTTCAAGACAATTATTGGTATCTCAACTATTAATTTAGGTAGGTTGACTGACAGCCCTTGTCCTATCAACAATAGCAACGTTTATACCGCAACACTTAACAAAAAAGCAGTGTAAAGCAGTAGTCTACCTTACACTGCCGTAACATCAAATTTTAATAAAGAGATGGATATGTACCCAAACAGAAGGGTATCTGACAAATCCATCTCAACTCATGCAATATTACTAGTAGTTTCGAGCGACAGTGCCTGAGGAAATGCCTGTTGCGCCAGGTACAGAGGCAGTACTTTCCTTCACGAAACCGGCATAGGCTTCCATCCCGTGCTCACCAATATCCAGCCCCAGAAGTTCCTCTTCCTCGGTTACGCGAATACCCAGAGTTGACTTCAAGATGACCCAGAAGATAGTGGAAACCAGGACAGTAAAACCACCAACTGCCATCACTCCAACAAACTGGTGCCAAAGTTGAATCAACCCACCACCCAGCAATAAGCCTGCTTCAGGACCAGCAGAATATAAAGCACCAGGTTGATCACTCGGACCAACCGCAAAGAGACCAACTGCCAGGGTACCCCAAGCGCCACAAACTAGGTGAACTGAGGTTGCACCTACCGGGTCATCAATCTTAATGCGGTCAAAGAATCCAACCGAGAAGACGACGATAACACCACCAATTGCCCCAATAACTGCAGAAGCTGGTACCGTAACGAAGGCACAGGGTGCTGTAATTGCAACCAGACCAGCCAAAATGCCGTTGATCACCATTGACAAATCTGGCTTACCGAGAACGAGCCAGGCTGTAATGGTTGCAGCAACTCCACCAAAGGCAGCGGCAGTGTTAGTCGTAATAGCAACGTGAGAAATCAGAGCGCCATCGCCAACACCCATAGTGGAACCAGGGTTAAATCCAAACCAACCCAGCCAGAGAATCAGGCAACCTAAGGTTGCGATACTCATATTGTGGGCAGGCAATGCATTGGGGGTTCCGTCTGAGTTGTACTTGCCAATACGAGGACCCAAAAATGCAGCACCCATTAGAGCTGCCCAGCCACCTACCGAGTGTACAACGGTGGAGCCTGCAAAATCCCAGAAGCCCATTGTTTGGAGCCAGCCACCACCCCAGATCCAGTGACCTGTAATAGGATAAGAAATACCTACGAGCAACAAGCTGAAGATCAAAAAGTCAACAAACTTGATTCGCTCAGCAACTGCCCCAGAAACAATCGTTGCCGCTGTTCCAGCAAACACAAGCTGGAAGAAGAATTTCGCTAACAACGGGACTCCTGTCCAGTTAAGTGCAGTAAAGATGCCCTTGTAACCATCACCTGTAGCAGGGCTGTTGTCTGGACCTGCCAGGAAGAAGCCACCCATACCCATGAAAGGGTTCCCATCGCTGAACATTAGCCCGAACCCGATCGCCCAAAACGCGATTGTGGACAGACCAAAGACAATCAGGTTCTTTGCCAGCACATTAACCGCATTCTTCTGACGGCAAAAACCAGTCTCTAGCATACAGAAGCCCGCATTCATAAAGAACACCAGCATCCCTGCAACCAGCACCCACATCGTATCCAGACCGACTTTAAGGGTATTGGTTGTTTCAGCAACGCTTTCTAGCGTTGGGGCATTCTGTGCGACACCTGCATAACCCCACGCCAAAACAATCAAGATAGCGAGGGGAATACAGGCTTGGGCACTGGGAGCCAATTTTTTGGCGTACCAATCAGGAGACAGCCACTTACTTACCCGACCAAGGGAAGGTTGTCGTCTCCTCCGTGTTGACTGCTTCTTGAGCATTGATCTAGATACCATGTTGGATATTCCTCAATGGATAAACGAACTTACGGAGTTTGAACTCCGCAAATAATCAGGTATGAACTTTAAGAAGCTGCTCGACGCTTTAAGCCCGACCCAAGGAGAAGTTTTGTAAGTGGTCGGAGGTTGCCCTATTAAACACTCATAGGCAATCGGCAGGTGTGAGCTACCTGAAACAGGAGATTGTGCGAACAAATACATCATCAGATTGCACCAATTCTGCCCCTCGCAATTCTGTATAGGAGAATACAAAATAGTCTATTTTTAGCTAAAAGCTCAGTAGATAGACGGTTGTGAGAGTAGAAAAAAATACTTGATTCATTGATTCACACTTCGAGCCAGATTGCGTACAAAACTTAATATTCCTGAAACTAAATCGTTGTTGTTGTGATAGTCTTGCAAGCAACCAGGATGCACGAATGTAGCTTTTACTACTAGGATTGGCTGGCTTTCACTGAACTAGAGTTGATAAGAGATATTTCATAAATTTACCAATCACGTTTATTTTGACAGTGGGCGAATACCACGAAACCGTGGTGTTCGAGCAACTGATAGAGCAAGGAGCGGTAAAACGCTCTGGAGTTGGACGACCTCGATTGCGTCCGAAGCGGGTGAGTGGGGACCAGGGTTATAGCAGTGGCAGAACTCGCCGCTATCTGCGAAGAAAACGGATTTGCATCACCATTTCGTGCGAGCGGAGTGAAGGGCGACGGGGTAAGTTTGTCAAGACTCTACATTGTGAGCGCAGACAGATTGAGCGCTGTTTCAATATTGACTCTAGCTTCTACCATGTTATGGCTACTGCTTTGGAACAGACCTTAGTAGGGTGAGAAAGGAGGGGATGGGGTATTGGGTGTAGGGTGGAATGGAGATTGAAGTAGGCAAAATTGGCTGAAATTGTAATACTTCTTTACGAGAAGACACCATTTTCACCCCTATTCCCTATCCCCTATCCCCTTAGCTCTTAATTTCTTCCCATGTCCTCATCTGTTCTGCAAGCTATTCGGATTGTCTTGGTTGAGCCAGCTGGATCATTGAATGTGGGTTCTGTGGCGCGGGTGATGAAGAATATGGGGCTGAGTTATCTGGTTCTGGTGAACCCTGATTGTGACCATTTGGGGACAGAAGCGCGACAGATGGCGGTTCATGCAGTGGATGTGTTGGAGCGATCGCGGGTGGTGACAACGCTGCCGGATGGGTTGAGGGGATGTCGGCGGGCGATCGCGGCAACGGGACGCCCATGGTCTCCCACAATCACGCTAGAAGATCCCCGTGATGCCCTTCCCTGGCTGCTAGAACCTGCTGCTGAATCAGACAGCATGGCATTAATCTTTGGTCCTGAAGATCGCGGGTTGAGCAATGAAGAATTGAATTACGCCCATCGGTTTGTTTACATTCCATCTAATCCGAACTATCCCTCGCTTAACCTGGCCCAAGCAGTAGGGATTTGCTGTTATGAGTTGTATCAATGTGGACGTAAACAGGAAGTAGGAACTAGAAGCCAGGAGTCAGAAGCCAGAAAGAGCTGTAGGAAGGATAAGCAAGGTAAGGGAAATGAGGAAGATAAGGAGCTAGGGAGTCAGAGAGTTCAAGAACGCATAACACTATCTCCCTCTTGCTCTTCTACCCCCTCTACCTCATCATCTTCAACTTCCCCATTCCCCATTCCCTATTCTCCATCTCCCATTTCCTATCTCCCATCCCTGCCCTCAGCCCCTCTGGATGAATTGGAAGAGTTTTATCAACGGCTTGAAGTGCTGCTTTTGGAGGTAGGGTACTTGTATCCCCATACGGTCAGTAGCCGAATGAGGAAGTTCCGTCGTTTGTTCAATCGGGCAATGCCAACCAGTGAGGAAGTGGCAATGTTGCGGGGGGTTCTAAGGCAGGTGGGTTGGGCGCTTAAGCAGGGAAAGCAACGTTAACATACGCTTTCTTTGATGAAGAGTTGAATGTTGCTCAAATAGTCATTGACGGCTGGACTATTTTTTATTCACTAGTAAAAAACGACTGGGTGAAGTCAATGTTGGTTAAATGTTTCGTTGATTTAAGGGGGGAAAAATTACTCATTTGTTGAGCGAATCTGTAGAGAATTAAAGAAGCGAAACGTTTAGCTCGACAGTAGCCGATAATTTTGCTAACGTTTGCCATGAATTTTGTGATGGAGCGCAGGTATGCCGGAGTCAGAAGGGTCTTTACAGAAATCCCGCAGTGGGGGGTTGGGGCTATTCAAGCGCCGTCGTCCGACCTTGCGATCGCGAAATATGACCCAACAAAATCTGCGTTTCTCTCTTGAACAAGATCCTCGGCAACAGTTAACTAGCGGATTCCAACGACCGCCTGTTGAACAGTCCGGTCGTTGGAATGGTCAGGGAAATGGTTCACAACATCACGGAGGAGTTCCCAAAGGGGATATTTGCCAACTAGGTGCTGGGAAATCTGCCAGGGCATCCCAAAAAAAACAGAAACGATTGACGCTGTGGGGATGGCTTTTGGGTGGTCGCTCTCGGCGACGGCAAGAGCGTGCTCAACAACGTAGCGGGACGTTGAGTCATGCATCAGTTCCTCACTCTCATGCTCATCTTGCAGATACTGCATCGGTGATTCCTCTGGCTCAGCGACGGCGGCAGTTAGAGATGCGATCGCGAGATGGGCAACTTTCTCGACGCTCCAATACACGGCTGCAATCCAATCAACCAACTTTGGTTCAAGCCAGCACCTCTTTGCAACAATCCACTTTGCTACAGGAGCAAAAGACGCTGCTAAGAGATGAGCGGCGTGCTCCAAAGATGTCCCAGCAAGAAACGATTCCCAGTCGTCCTCAGTCCCGGAGTTTGGCGATCGCGCTTTACGCAGCCCGAATGGTGATTTTGAGTGTGGGTGTGGGCGTATTGGCGGGAACGGTTCTGTCTGCCTGGAATCCAGTCGAGACTCCCTTCCTTGGCGAGCATTCGAACCAATCGATTAAGCAAGCTAGTTCGTTTGGAAAAAGTTCCTCACCGTCTGGGCAACTCCTATTGGCACAAGAATTAGCACCATTGAAAACGGCTGTACAAGGCGTAGTGCAGCAATATCCAGGATTTACACCAGGTGTTTTTCTGATTGATCTGGATAATAACAACTTTGTGGATTTGAGCGGATCTGCTAGCTTTGCGGCTGCCAGCACTATTAAAGTGCCTGTGCTAATTGCTTTTTTCCAGGATGTGGATGCAGGCAAAATCCGCCTGGATGAAAAGCTGACGATGCGGAAGGACTTAATTGCTCCAGAGTCTGGTGATATGCAATATTTACCGCCAGGAGCACAGTTTACCGCTCTGGAGACTGCTACTAAGATGATCACGATTAGTGACAACACCGCTACGAATAT is a window of Leptolyngbyaceae cyanobacterium JSC-12 DNA encoding:
- a CDS encoding hypothetical protein (IMG reference gene:2510098134) encodes the protein MGEYHETVVFEQLIEQGAVKRSGVGRPRLRPKRVSGDQGYSSGRTRRYLRRKRICITISCERSEGRRGKFVKTLHCERRQIERCFNIDSSFYHVMATALEQTLVG
- a CDS encoding RNA methyltransferase, TrmH family, group 1 (IMG reference gene:2510098135~PFAM: SpoU rRNA Methylase family~TIGRFAM: RNA methyltransferase, TrmH family, group 1); translation: MSSSVLQAIRIVLVEPAGSLNVGSVARVMKNMGLSYLVLVNPDCDHLGTEARQMAVHAVDVLERSRVVTTLPDGLRGCRRAIAATGRPWSPTITLEDPRDALPWLLEPAAESDSMALIFGPEDRGLSNEELNYAHRFVYIPSNPNYPSLNLAQAVGICCYELYQCGRKQEVGTRSQESEARKSCRKDKQGKGNEEDKELGSQRVQERITLSPSCSSTPSTSSSSTSPFPIPYSPSPISYLPSLPSAPLDELEEFYQRLEVLLLEVGYLYPHTVSSRMRKFRRLFNRAMPTSEEVAMLRGVLRQVGWALKQGKQR
- a CDS encoding ammonium transporter ((TC 1.A.11); IMG reference gene:2510098133~PFAM: Ammonium Transporter Family~TIGRFAM: ammonium transporter), translated to MVSRSMLKKQSTRRRRQPSLGRVSKWLSPDWYAKKLAPSAQACIPLAILIVLAWGYAGVAQNAPTLESVAETTNTLKVGLDTMWVLVAGMLVFFMNAGFCMLETGFCRQKNAVNVLAKNLIVFGLSTIAFWAIGFGLMFSDGNPFMGMGGFFLAGPDNSPATGDGYKGIFTALNWTGVPLLAKFFFQLVFAGTAATIVSGAVAERIKFVDFLIFSLLLVGISYPITGHWIWGGGWLQTMGFWDFAGSTVVHSVGGWAALMGAAFLGPRIGKYNSDGTPNALPAHNMSIATLGCLILWLGWFGFNPGSTMGVGDGALISHVAITTNTAAAFGGVAATITAWLVLGKPDLSMVINGILAGLVAITAPCAFVTVPASAVIGAIGGVIVVFSVGFFDRIKIDDPVGATSVHLVCGAWGTLAVGLFAVGPSDQPGALYSAGPEAGLLLGGGLIQLWHQFVGVMAVGGFTVLVSTIFWVILKSTLGIRVTEEEELLGLDIGEHGMEAYAGFVKESTASVPGATGISSGTVARNY
- a CDS encoding lysophospholipase L1-like esterase (IMG reference gene:2510098132~PFAM: GDSL-like Lipase/Acylhydrolase) — translated: MLGTLLFSQRENLTVSSEVNASTVESSQSTVESSQSADLAQVRKLQDGLSQLPTDVQAEWGAHHKLTYEQWVMLLRREAAAIAQKHPPQLHILAGDSLSLWFPTELLPNGGTWLNQGISGETSYGLLRRVKLLDNNRPQTIFVMIGINDLIRGVREETLLANQREIIRHLKTNHPSAMIVMQSILPHGGDRASRRYLASVKGDPATGQNPHPLWVKRLPLISNQRIRRLNQRLSLIAKEEKVQFLDLHDLFTDEQGYLHDKFTTDGLHLSYAGYALWRSQLERFLPQPSQAIVSH
- a CDS encoding beta-lactamase class A (IMG reference gene:2510098136), whose translation is MPESEGSLQKSRSGGLGLFKRRRPTLRSRNMTQQNLRFSLEQDPRQQLTSGFQRPPVEQSGRWNGQGNGSQHHGGVPKGDICQLGAGKSARASQKKQKRLTLWGWLLGGRSRRRQERAQQRSGTLSHASVPHSHAHLADTASVIPLAQRRRQLEMRSRDGQLSRRSNTRLQSNQPTLVQASTSLQQSTLLQEQKTLLRDERRAPKMSQQETIPSRPQSRSLAIALYAARMVILSVGVGVLAGTVLSAWNPVETPFLGEHSNQSIKQASSFGKSSSPSGQLLLAQELAPLKTAVQGVVQQYPGFTPGVFLIDLDNNNFVDLSGSASFAAASTIKVPVLIAFFQDVDAGKIRLDEKLTMRKDLIAPESGDMQYLPPGAQFTALETATKMITISDNTATNMLIDRLGGIQAVNQRFKSWGLSATQITNLLPDLKGTNTTSPKELASLMVRVSQGELVSLRSRDRLLDIMRRTVNNSQLPQGLGEGATIAHKTGDIGTLIGDVGLVDMPSGKRYAAAVLIKRAFNDDRAYDLVQKISRTMYQHFVNAATPQKRPTVSTPVPTTPITPDLEPDATDTDAQNPPTNLPNVPEQTLERPDALQASTP